The window GCCGGTTCGCGAAGTGGATGGCGAGCAGGGCCATGCCCAGGCCGAGCGCGTCCGTCGCCATGTGCGCCGCGTCCGCGATCAGAGCGAGCGAGTCCGCGGCCACACCGCCGACGATCTCGACCACCATGACGCCGAGCGTGATCGACAGGGCGACGCGCAGCCTTCCGCGATACGCGGCCGCCGCCGTGCCGGTCGTGGGCGCGTGCGAGTGCGCGTGCCCGTGATCGTGCCCAGCCCCCATGAGAAAGCCGCCCTTCTGTGGTCCGTCCGACGATCGGAACTTCCGTCCGGGATCACAGTGAACTACGGGCGGGGGGTATCGGGCAACGCGGCACTGAACACCGTTGTCATGTGCCCTGACCTGCGGAAACGATGCGCAGGTCAGGGCTGTGCGCATGATCGGCCGCTGATCAGCCGCCGTGGTGCAGCAGCCACCCCTGCCACGCCGACTCCACCATCTCGCGTACCCCGCGCCGAGCCGTCCAGCCGAGCTCCTCGGCGGCCAGCGCGGCCGAGGCGACCGCGCGCGGGGCGTCCCCGGGGCGCCGGGCCTCGATGACGGCGGGGCGCCGGTCACCGGTGACCTCGCCGATGACGGTGATCAGCTCGCGGACGGAGACGCCCTCGCCGCGACCGATGTTGACCGTCAGATCACCGCTCGCGTCCGCCGCGGTGAGCCGCCGTGCCGCCGCCAGGTGCGCCTCGGCGAGGTCCGCGACATGGATGTAGTCGCGGATGCAGGTGCCGTCCGGCGTCGGATAGTCGTCGCCGAAGATTCGCGGGGCCTCGTCGCGGGTGAGCCGGTCGAAGACCATGGGGACGATGTTGAAGACGCCCGTGTCCGCCAGCTCGGGCGCGGCGGCGCCCGCGACGTTGAAATAACGCAGGCACACGGTCGCGATGCCGTGCGCCCGGCCCGCCGCCCTCACCAGCCACTCACCGGCGAGCTTGGTCTCGCCGTACGGGTTCACCGGCGCGCACTCGGTGTCCTCCGTGATGAGATCCACATCGGGGTTGCCGTAGACGGCGGCGGACGACGAGAACACGAACCGCTTGATCCCCGCCTCGGCGACCGCCTCCAGGAGCGTGGTGAGACCGCCCACGTTCTCCCGGTAGTAGCGCGTCGGCTGCGCCACGGACTCCCCGACCTGCTTGCGCGCGGCGAGATGCACCACACCCGTCACCGCGTGCTCGGCCAGCACCCGCTTCAGCAGGTCACCGTCCAGCGACGAGCCCTCGACGAGCGGGATGCCCGAAGGCAGCCGCGCGGGATGTCCGGCCGAGAGGTCGTCCAGTACGAGGACACGCTCCCCGGCGTCGGTCATGGCCCGCGCCACATGTGCCCCTATGTAGCCGGCTCCGCCGGTGATCAGCCATGTCATGGTCGTTCACCCTATGCCGAGGTACAGGCGGTGGAACCAATGTCCTTGATGTCCCGTCTGTGAGTACGGGTTTGTAGGCAGGACCCGAAATCCCCGATGATGATCGCGGCAATGCTCTGGGAAAACCACGTTGATCGCTCCGCCAAACGGGTGGTGAACGTCGGCTTGCGTCAATCCGATAGCCTCTGCCGACATGCCGCCCGGGCCCTCGGTAACGGGCGCCCCCACACATGCACATGACCGGCCGGACACGCCGGTACCCAGGGAGTGAGTTCGGTTGTCGACCGCCATCCTGACCGGTCCGCCGGTCCCCGGATCGTCGATCGAGGGCGATCTGCGGTCCCTCGGCTACGACGTGCGGGTCGCCGCCGACCCGGCCGACGCCGAGACGCTCCTCGCCCAGGTGCCCGGTGACCAGCGGGTCGCCGTCGTCGACGCCCGCTTCGTCGGCCACCTGCACGCGCTGCGCCTCGGCCTGACCGACCCCCGCTTCCCGCTGGCCGCCGTCCAGGGCGCCGTGACGGCCCAGCCGGCCGGCCGCCAGGCGCTGACCCGCGCCATGGCCCGCGAGAACTCCGCGGGCGGCGGGACGGCGGTGGCCGTCGACAGCCTCGCCGACCGCATCGTCGCCGCCCTCGACGACGAAGGCACCGACGTCCAGCGCCCCGAGCTAGGCAGCCTGGTCGCCACCGTCCCGGCCGACCCCCAGGCCCGCAACGAGGCACGGCAGGCCGTCGCCGCCGTCGACGACGAGGCCGTACGTCTGAAGTCGGCGGTGAAGTCCCGCGACGGCTTCTTCACCACCTTCTTCATCAGCCCGTACTCCCGCTACATCGCCCGCTGGTGCGCCCGCCGTGGCCTGACCCCGAACCAGGTCACCACCGCCTCCCTGATCACCGCGCTCATCGCGGCGGGCTGCGCGGCCACCGGCACCCGGGGCGGCTTCATCGCGGCGGGCGTCCTGCTGATCTTCTCGTTCGTGCTGGACTGCACCGACGGCCAGCTCGCCCGCTACTCCCTGCAGTACTCCACGCTCGGTGCCTGGCTCGACGCCACCTTCGACCGGGCCAAGGAGTACGCCTACTACGCCGGCCTCGCCCTCGGCGCCGCCCGCGGCGGCGACGACGTCTGGGCCCTCGCCCTCGGCGCGATGGTCCTGCAGACCTGCCGGCACGTCGTGGACTTCTCCTTCAACGAGGCCAACCACGACGCCACCGCCAACACCAGCCCCACCGCCGCCCTGTCCGACAAGCTCGACAGCGTCGGCTGGACGGTGTGGGTGCGCCGGATGATCGTCCTGCCGATCGGCGAGCGCTGGGCGATGATCGCGGTGCTGACGGCGGTCACCACTCCTCGGATCACCTTCTACGCGCTGCTCATCGGCTGCGCCTTCGCGGCGACGTACACGACGGCGGGCCGGGTCCTGCGGTCGGTGACGCGGAAGGCCAGGCGTACGGCCCGGGCCGCGCAGGCGCTGGTGGACCTCGCGGACAACGGGCCCCTGGCCTCCTTCGTGGCCCGTGTCACGCGTGCCGTGCTCGGCGCCCCGCTGCTGGTCGCGCTGGGCGGGACGGCCGTCCTCGCCGTGTCCCTGTTCTCCGGGGCGACCTGGGCACCCGTCGCGGGTGCCGTCGTCTACGCGATCACCGCCGGTCAGGCCCTGTACCGCCCCCTCAAGGGCGCCCTCGACTGGCTCGTCCCGCCCGTCTTCCGTGCCGCCGAATACGGCACCGTCCTGATCCTCGCGGCCAAATCCGAGGTGAACGGAGCCCTTCCTGCGGCTTTCGGCCTGGTGGCGGCTGTCGCCTACCATCACTACGACACGGTGTACCGCATCCGCGGCAACGCCGGAGCGCCCCCGGCCTGGCTGGTGCGCTCCATCGGGGGGCACGAAGGGCGGACGCTGCTCGTCACCGTCCTGGCCGCCGCGCTCACCGCCTCGCAGTTCAAGGTCGCGCTCACGGCCCTCGCCGTGGCCGTGGCCCTCGTGGTGCTCGTCGAGAGCATCCGCTTCTGGGTGTCCTCCGGGGCGCCCGCCGTACACGATGAAGGAGAACCCGCATGATCGGCCTCGTGCTGGCGGCCGGCGCCGGACGGCGTCTGCGCCCCTACACCGACAGCCTTCCCAAGGCTCTGGTGCCGGTGGGGCCCGCGGGCATAGAGGGCGAACCCACGGTTCTCGATCTGACCCTCGGCAACTTCGCCGAGATCGGTCTGACCGAGGTCGCGATCATCGTCGGCTACCGCAAGGAGGCCGTCTACGAGCGCAAGGAAGCGCTGGAGCAGAAGTACGGCCTGAAGCTCACGCTCATCGACAACGACAAGGCCGAGGAGTGGAACAACGCCTACTCCCTGTGGTGCGGCCGTGACGCCCTCAAGGACGGCGTGATCCTCGCCAACGGCGACACCGTCCACCCGGTCTCCGTCGAGAAGACGCTGCTCGCCGCCCGCGGCGACGGCAAGAAGATCATCCTCGCCCTGGACACGGTGAAGAGCCTGGCCGACGAGGAGATGAAGGTCGTCGTCGACCCCGAGAAGGGCATGACGAAGATCACCAAGCTGATGGATCCCGCCGAGGCCACCGGCGAGTACATCGGCGTCACCCTCATCGAGGGCGACGCCGCCCCCGAGCTGGCCGACGCCCTGAAGACCGTGTGGGAGACCGACCCGCAGCAGTTCTACGAGCACGGCTACCAGGAGCTCGTGAACCGCGGCTTCCGCATCGACGTGGCGCCGATCGGCGACGTCAAGTGGGTGGAGATCGACAACCATGACGATCTCGCCCGTGGACGGGAGATCGCGTGCCAGTACTGACCCGGCTCATTCCCTCGCCGGTCGTCGTGGACATCCGCCCGGGTGCCCTCGACGACCTGGGCGGTGTGCTCGCCGACGA of the Streptomyces sp. T12 genome contains:
- a CDS encoding DUF5941 domain-containing protein, producing MSTAILTGPPVPGSSIEGDLRSLGYDVRVAADPADAETLLAQVPGDQRVAVVDARFVGHLHALRLGLTDPRFPLAAVQGAVTAQPAGRQALTRAMARENSAGGGTAVAVDSLADRIVAALDDEGTDVQRPELGSLVATVPADPQARNEARQAVAAVDDEAVRLKSAVKSRDGFFTTFFISPYSRYIARWCARRGLTPNQVTTASLITALIAAGCAATGTRGGFIAAGVLLIFSFVLDCTDGQLARYSLQYSTLGAWLDATFDRAKEYAYYAGLALGAARGGDDVWALALGAMVLQTCRHVVDFSFNEANHDATANTSPTAALSDKLDSVGWTVWVRRMIVLPIGERWAMIAVLTAVTTPRITFYALLIGCAFAATYTTAGRVLRSVTRKARRTARAAQALVDLADNGPLASFVARVTRAVLGAPLLVALGGTAVLAVSLFSGATWAPVAGAVVYAITAGQALYRPLKGALDWLVPPVFRAAEYGTVLILAAKSEVNGALPAAFGLVAAVAYHHYDTVYRIRGNAGAPPAWLVRSIGGHEGRTLLVTVLAAALTASQFKVALTALAVAVALVVLVESIRFWVSSGAPAVHDEGEPA
- a CDS encoding sugar phosphate nucleotidyltransferase produces the protein MIGLVLAAGAGRRLRPYTDSLPKALVPVGPAGIEGEPTVLDLTLGNFAEIGLTEVAIIVGYRKEAVYERKEALEQKYGLKLTLIDNDKAEEWNNAYSLWCGRDALKDGVILANGDTVHPVSVEKTLLAARGDGKKIILALDTVKSLADEEMKVVVDPEKGMTKITKLMDPAEATGEYIGVTLIEGDAAPELADALKTVWETDPQQFYEHGYQELVNRGFRIDVAPIGDVKWVEIDNHDDLARGREIACQY
- the galE gene encoding UDP-glucose 4-epimerase GalE — encoded protein: MTWLITGGAGYIGAHVARAMTDAGERVLVLDDLSAGHPARLPSGIPLVEGSSLDGDLLKRVLAEHAVTGVVHLAARKQVGESVAQPTRYYRENVGGLTTLLEAVAEAGIKRFVFSSSAAVYGNPDVDLITEDTECAPVNPYGETKLAGEWLVRAAGRAHGIATVCLRYFNVAGAAAPELADTGVFNIVPMVFDRLTRDEAPRIFGDDYPTPDGTCIRDYIHVADLAEAHLAAARRLTAADASGDLTVNIGRGEGVSVRELITVIGEVTGDRRPAVIEARRPGDAPRAVASAALAAEELGWTARRGVREMVESAWQGWLLHHGG